Proteins encoded together in one Hylaeus volcanicus isolate JK05 chromosome 3, UHH_iyHylVolc1.0_haploid, whole genome shotgun sequence window:
- the LOC128874089 gene encoding centrosomal protein of 152 kDa-like isoform X2, with translation MEGPGLSLFQGSESIRLNASTQGLEEDEEQEDIKRRNMEIKDLLTNAFDDLEEEDDISSVNSSHYRDSTKEAEDSNVEINSCAQGVVSPNSQTVSQLQKEFGIYDHVENSNNYDNAMTNHRSELEIGPSISDVQRDFSAYDQTDTPYSKSNRSNDLHNAATETPYELARPLNSGFPKNLRPQIDEEYTFNENYPYNYQTPANHYVAQNKTYSNNGYIDGYENSVQSKQIHDFGGGDNVTSDHINHCYKASPNGRPLDDCVAYKTAEYDSKEQLEVLYTVRMREIKRLTEEMQQLQLEREEEKSQLSRKIILLQAEIERSSMSRNQTQHALVDAKAEIADLHNQITSLKEKNAVLEKTNQNTTEELNIAKDSVAELQQKIAVLERVQALQTNDKTHEKFLKQAQEKHAVEIKNMQTQINVLTDKLNTKETSYVALENKLADVRRAHEMLMVEKGDTMNRLAQALEESQAQCHNLMATNNAQHLMQLQTQIKILTQEKEEMQKVIQELQNKLEVAKSDVAQYDSLLTTTLEEESDSMRQMKLGELHNRSKSKPSDDMANKLRGELQRCLAGHAVKRKEITRLENTLSQKEKEVDKALTVADMCRQEAARYAKRVNELEQELKSVLTDQAVKANAQIQKLSNHLSDVKKQYESLREEKVGLEQKLEETLAINQETLKKLHQESVNQQEKDAIDEYNKEYLEIHAKAVERVRQEAQIEVVQLSVQLEQTQKELDRVKELYIDVCSTKEQLISEHKSEIKMLKEKYANLEERENDIEKYKHDLRAQVKIAEKLTKECDMYRAKIIELEKNLSHERKKKEEYTKKIHQEIERAKEEALKELRNAYPNQEISVLLPDHCSEHLEKINQLEEDCKRLEEKLHAAVDVHKRMSEYQSELDDSRLKIAQIEISQESWKKKYENAVSERNDLLSKISQLESTLSSSKRNSKMDDSDDVKLKVTRYQVENEALKKECEDLSSERNIYKDKISQLEAELSEAKKIIGNFESRFRKSSEVSLTSKCELEKELSHYKDLVTQLSSKISILKAGRKGDLVMEQRTRQLEQDLQGKNEKLERLKDLEKIKEERDQLVQKLKYQAKQFEQYVKNQKQVSAELNLSPRSCGDGTDFQKIKEIMIKEVREEMEQKVVEELRGIEEHHREKRKELEEKYKTVLLELQTKCNEKAQEVETLKEAMISEKVKIHSSFKAKEQFVCQMIESKFETYYKELVARKLKIEKLQEELNQKENDVEEERNLMAQVMTKWAAEIREIKDKEVEMNDKLRELKESESHLKAEIDTLKDKEKEMKTNIDTLKHKYQSAKKTANNYKEHAENKEKFLLSECKRIEEGYKRAMNQVQQKLEAIVSTQEEQVATKLKELECQYTERMEQMRLTLKYKNKC, from the exons ATGGAGGGCCCAGGTCTGAGCTTGTTTCAAGGCTCGGAAAGTATACGATTAAATGCAAGTACGCAAGGCTTAGAAGAGGATGAAGAACAAGAAGACATCAAGCGACGTAACATGGAG ATCAAAGACCTCCTGACAAATGCATTCGATGACTTAGAGGAGGAGGACGACATTAGTTCTGTGAATAGCAGTCATTATCGAGATAGTACTAAGGAAGCAGAGGATTCgaatgtagaaataaattcttgtgCCCAAGGTGTCGTATCACCTAATAGCCAAACGGTGTCACagttacaaaaagaatttgGGATTTATGATCAtgttgaaaattcaaacaacTATGACAATGCTATGACAAATCATAGGTCAGAGTTAGAAATTGGCCCTTCAATCTCTGACGTACAAAGAGATTTTAGCGCGTACGATCAAACCGATACACCATATTCTAAAAGTAATAGGAGTAATGATCTGCATAATGCTGCTACCGAAACACCTTACGAATTGGCGAGACCGCTGAATTCTGGATTTCCTAAAAATTTAAGACCTCAAATTGACGAAGAATAtacttttaacgaaaattatcCATATAATTATCAAACACCAGCTAATCATTATGTTgctcaaaataaaacttattcgaataatggtTATATCGATGGTTACGAAAATAGTGTACaatctaaacaaattcatGACTTCGGAGGCGGTGATAATGTTACTTCCGATCACATAAATCATTGCTACAAAGCAAGTCCAAACGGTAGGCCACTGGATGACTGTGTAGCTTATAAAACTGCCGAGTACGATAGTAAAGAGCAGTTAGAAGTTTTATATACAGTTCGAATgagagaaattaaaagattaaCAGAAGAAATGCAACAATTACAATTGgagagagaagaagaaaaaagtcaGCTCAGtagaaaaattatacttttacaaGCGGAAATAGAAAGATCAAGCATGTCGAGGAATCAAACGCAGCATGCTCTAG TTGATGCAAAAGCTGAAATTGCCGATCTCCACAATCAAATAACATCGTTAAAAGAGAAGAATGCAGTTTTAGAAAAAACTAATCAAAAC acAACAGAGGAactaaatattgcaaaagatTCTGTTGCAGAATTGCAACAGAAAATAGCTGTATTAGAAAGAGTACAAGCATTGCAAACGAATGACAAAACACacgaaaaatttttaaagcaGGCACAAGAGAAACATGcggttgaaataaaaaatatgcagacacaaataaatgttctcACAGACAAACTTAATACAAag gAAACATCGTATGTTGCTTTGGAAAATAAGTTAGCTGATGTACGAAGAGCACATGAGATGCTTATGGTGGAGAAAGGGGATACTATGAATCGTCTAGCACAAGCATTAGAAGAAAGCCAAGCACAATGCCATAATCTCATGGCTACAAATAATGCTCAACATTTAATGCAACTTCAAACACAAATTAAGATTCTAACTcaagaaaaagaggaaatgcAAAAAGTGATTCAAGAATTACAG AACAAATTAGAGGTAGCAAAAAGTGACGTAGCACAATACGATTCGTTATTAACGACAACTTTAGAAGAAGAATCTGATTCTATGAGACAAATGAAGTTAGGTGAACTTCACAATAGATCGAAATCAAAGCCATCCGATGATATGGCAAATAAATTAAGGGGGGAATTACAAAG gtGTTTAGCTGGACACGCTGTTAAGAGAAAGGAAATAACTCGATTAGAGAACACtttatcgcaaaaagaaaaagaagttgaCAAAGCTTTAACAGTAGCTGATATGTGCAGGCAAGAAGCGGCTCGATACGCTAAACGTGTTAACGAGTTGGAGCAAGAACTTAAGTCTGTACTTACAGATCAAGCTGTAAAAGCGAATGCTCAAATACAAAAGTTATCTAATCATTTAAGCGATGTAAAGAAACAATACGAATCACTAAGAGAAGAAAAAGTCGGATTGGAGCAAAAGTTAGAAGAAACGTTAGCAATTAATCAAGAAACGCTTAAGAAGTTACACCAAGAAAGTGTAAATCAGCAAGAAAAAGACGCCATTGACGAGTACAATAAAGAGTATTTAGAGATACATGCTAAGGCTGTAGAAAGAGTTAGACAAGAGGCACAAATTGAAGTAGTGCAATTATC cgTGCAATTGGAACAAACGCAGAAAGAGTTGGATCGCGTTAAAGAATTGTATATAGACGTCTGTAGTACAAAGGAACAGTTAATAAGTGAACACAAGTCTGAAAtcaaaatgttaaaagaaaaatatgctAATCTAGAAGAACGGGAAAATGATATTGAGAAATACAAACATGACTTGCGGGCCCAAGTAAAAATAGCAGAAAAATTGACAAAGGAATGTGACATGTATAGAgctaaaataattgaattagaaaaaaatttaagccatgaaagaaagaaaaaagaagaatacacaaagaaaattcatcAAGAAATCGAAAGAG CTAAAGAAGAAGCATTAAAAGAATTACGCAATGCTTATCCTAATCAAGAAATAAGTGTTCTCTTGCCAGATCATTGTTCCGAACatttagagaaaattaatcAG CTAGAAGAAGATTGTAAGCGGCTAGAGGAAAAATTGCATGCTGCAGTTGACGTACATAAAAGAATGTCGGAATATCAATCTGAATTAGATGATTCCAGATTGAAAATAGcacaaatagaaatttctcAAGAgtcgtggaaaaagaaatacgaaaacGCAGTAAGCGAAAGAAATGATCTACTTAGTAAAATTTCTCAGCTCGAGTCAACTTTATCGAGTAGTAAGAGAAATTCTAAAATGGACGATTCCGATGATGTCAAACTGAAAGTAACTCGATATCAAGTGGAAAACGaagctttaaaaaaagaatgcgAAGATTTGTCtagcgaaagaaatatttataaggaTAAAATTTCCCAATTAGAAGCAGAATTATCGGAAGCCAAGAagataattggaaattttgaGAGTAGGTTCAGAAAAAGTAGCGAAGTCTCTTTAACTTCGAAATGTGAATTGGAAAAAGAACTCTCTCATTACAAAGATTTGGTAACGCAATTAAGTAGcaaaataagtattttaaaaGCCGGAAGAAAGGGTGATCTAGTTATGGAGCAAAGAACTAGACAATTAGAACAAGATTTACAAGGGAAAAACGAGAAGCTGGAAAGATTAAAAGatttagagaaaataaaagaagaaagggaTCAACTtgtccaaaaattaaaatatcaagcGAAGCAGTTTGAACAGTatgttaaaaatcaaaaacagGTGTCCgctgaattaaatttatcgccACGCAGTTGTGGCGACGGTactgattttcaaaaaataaaagaaatcatgATAAAGGAAGTTCGCGAAGAGATGGAGCAAAAAGTAGTTGAAGAGCTTAGAGGTATTGAAGAACATCATCGAGAGAAGAGAAAggaattagaagaaaaatataaaacagtttTATTAGAACTACAAACCAAATGTAATGAAAAGGCACAGGAGGTGGAAACTTTGAAAGAAGCTATGATCTCGGAAAaggtaaaaattcattcatctTTCAAAGCAAAGGAGCAATTTGTTTGTCAAATGATtgaatcaaaatttgaaacttactACAAAGAATTGGTAGCTCGAAAGTTGAAAATCGAAAAGTTACAGGAAGAAttaaatcaaaaagaaaacgatgTTGAGGAGGAAAGAAATCTAATGGCTCAAGTAATGACTAAATGGGCTGCAGAGATTAgggaaataaaagataaagaagTTGAGATGAATGATAAGTTACGAGAATTAAAGGAGAGTGAATCACATTTGAAAGCAGAAATAGATACACTGAAAGACAaggagaaagaaatgaaaactaATATTGATACGTTAAAACATAAGTATCAGTCAGCAAAGAAAACGGCAAATAATTACAAG GAGCATGCGGAAAATAAGGAGAAGTTCTTATTAAGTGAATGTAAACGTATAGAAGAAGGGTATAAAAGAGCCATGAATCAAGTACAACAAAAACTTGAAGCAATTGTTAGTACTCAAGAAGAACAAGTAGCGACTAAGCTTAAAGAGCTTGAATGTCAGTATACCGAAAGAATGGAACAAATGCGACTTACACtgaagtacaaaaataaatgttga
- the LOC128874089 gene encoding centrosomal protein of 152 kDa-like isoform X4 has product MEGPGLSLFQGSESIRLNASTQGLEEDEEQEDIKRRNMEIKDLLTNAFDDLEEEDDISSVNSSHYRDSTKEAEDSNVEINSCAQGVVSPNSQTVSQLQKEFGIYDHVENSNNYDNAMTNHRSELEIGPSISDVQRDFSAYDQTDTPYSKSNRSNDLHNAATETPYELARPLNSGFPKNLRPQIDEEYTFNENYPYNYQTPANHYVAQNKTYSNNGYIDGYENSVQSKQIHDFGGGDNVTSDHINHCYKASPNGRPLDDCVAYKTAEYDSKEQLEVLYTVRMREIKRLTEEMQQLQLEREEEKSQLSRKIILLQAEIERSSMSRNQTQHALVDAKAEIADLHNQITSLKEKNAVLEKTNQNTTEELNIAKDSVAELQQKIAVLERVQALQTNDKTHEKFLKQAQEKHAVEIKNMQTQINVLTDKLNTKLLNVDTNTHCIWETSYVALENKLADVRRAHEMLMVEKGDTMNRLAQALEESQAQCHNLMATNNAQHLMQLQTQIKILTQEKEEMQKVIQELQNKLEVAKSDVAQYDSLLTTTLEEESDSMRQMKLGELHNRSKSKPSDDMANKLRGELQRCLAGHAVKRKEITRLENTLSQKEKEVDKALTVADMCRQEAARYAKRVNELEQELKSVLTDQAVKANAQIQKLSNHLSDVKKQYESLREEKVGLEQKLEETLAINQETLKKLHQESVNQQEKDAIDEYNKEYLEIHAKAVERVRQEAQIEVVQLSVQLEQTQKELDRVKELYIDVCSTKEQLISEHKSEIKMLKEKYANLEERENDIEKYKHDLRAQVKIAEKLTKECDMYRAKIIELEKNLSHERKKKEEYTKKIHQEIERAKEEALKELRNAYPNQEISVLLPDHCSEHLEKINQLEEDCKRLEEKLHAAVDVHKRMSEYQSELDDSRLKIAQIEISQESWKKKYENAVSERNDLLSKISQLESTLSSSKRNSKMDDSDDVKLKVTRYQVENEALKKECEDLSSERNIYKDKISQLEAELSEAKKIIGNFESRFRKSSEVSLTSKCELEKELSHYKDLVTQLSSKISILKAGRKGDLVMEQRTRQLEQDLQGKNEKLERLKDLEKIKEERDQLVQKLKYQAKQFEQYVKNQKQVSAELNLSPRSCGDGTDFQKIKEIMIKEVREEMEQKVVEELRGIEEHHREKRKELEEKYKTVLLELQTKCNEKAQEVETLKEAMISEKEELNQKENDVEEERNLMAQVMTKWAAEIREIKDKEVEMNDKLRELKESESHLKAEIDTLKDKEKEMKTNIDTLKHKYQSAKKTANNYKEHAENKEKFLLSECKRIEEGYKRAMNQVQQKLEAIVSTQEEQVATKLKELECQYTERMEQMRLTLKYKNKC; this is encoded by the exons ATGGAGGGCCCAGGTCTGAGCTTGTTTCAAGGCTCGGAAAGTATACGATTAAATGCAAGTACGCAAGGCTTAGAAGAGGATGAAGAACAAGAAGACATCAAGCGACGTAACATGGAG ATCAAAGACCTCCTGACAAATGCATTCGATGACTTAGAGGAGGAGGACGACATTAGTTCTGTGAATAGCAGTCATTATCGAGATAGTACTAAGGAAGCAGAGGATTCgaatgtagaaataaattcttgtgCCCAAGGTGTCGTATCACCTAATAGCCAAACGGTGTCACagttacaaaaagaatttgGGATTTATGATCAtgttgaaaattcaaacaacTATGACAATGCTATGACAAATCATAGGTCAGAGTTAGAAATTGGCCCTTCAATCTCTGACGTACAAAGAGATTTTAGCGCGTACGATCAAACCGATACACCATATTCTAAAAGTAATAGGAGTAATGATCTGCATAATGCTGCTACCGAAACACCTTACGAATTGGCGAGACCGCTGAATTCTGGATTTCCTAAAAATTTAAGACCTCAAATTGACGAAGAATAtacttttaacgaaaattatcCATATAATTATCAAACACCAGCTAATCATTATGTTgctcaaaataaaacttattcgaataatggtTATATCGATGGTTACGAAAATAGTGTACaatctaaacaaattcatGACTTCGGAGGCGGTGATAATGTTACTTCCGATCACATAAATCATTGCTACAAAGCAAGTCCAAACGGTAGGCCACTGGATGACTGTGTAGCTTATAAAACTGCCGAGTACGATAGTAAAGAGCAGTTAGAAGTTTTATATACAGTTCGAATgagagaaattaaaagattaaCAGAAGAAATGCAACAATTACAATTGgagagagaagaagaaaaaagtcaGCTCAGtagaaaaattatacttttacaaGCGGAAATAGAAAGATCAAGCATGTCGAGGAATCAAACGCAGCATGCTCTAG TTGATGCAAAAGCTGAAATTGCCGATCTCCACAATCAAATAACATCGTTAAAAGAGAAGAATGCAGTTTTAGAAAAAACTAATCAAAAC acAACAGAGGAactaaatattgcaaaagatTCTGTTGCAGAATTGCAACAGAAAATAGCTGTATTAGAAAGAGTACAAGCATTGCAAACGAATGACAAAACACacgaaaaatttttaaagcaGGCACAAGAGAAACATGcggttgaaataaaaaatatgcagacacaaataaatgttctcACAGACAAACTTAATACAAag CTGCTCAATGTGGATACCAACACTCATTGTATATGG gAAACATCGTATGTTGCTTTGGAAAATAAGTTAGCTGATGTACGAAGAGCACATGAGATGCTTATGGTGGAGAAAGGGGATACTATGAATCGTCTAGCACAAGCATTAGAAGAAAGCCAAGCACAATGCCATAATCTCATGGCTACAAATAATGCTCAACATTTAATGCAACTTCAAACACAAATTAAGATTCTAACTcaagaaaaagaggaaatgcAAAAAGTGATTCAAGAATTACAG AACAAATTAGAGGTAGCAAAAAGTGACGTAGCACAATACGATTCGTTATTAACGACAACTTTAGAAGAAGAATCTGATTCTATGAGACAAATGAAGTTAGGTGAACTTCACAATAGATCGAAATCAAAGCCATCCGATGATATGGCAAATAAATTAAGGGGGGAATTACAAAG gtGTTTAGCTGGACACGCTGTTAAGAGAAAGGAAATAACTCGATTAGAGAACACtttatcgcaaaaagaaaaagaagttgaCAAAGCTTTAACAGTAGCTGATATGTGCAGGCAAGAAGCGGCTCGATACGCTAAACGTGTTAACGAGTTGGAGCAAGAACTTAAGTCTGTACTTACAGATCAAGCTGTAAAAGCGAATGCTCAAATACAAAAGTTATCTAATCATTTAAGCGATGTAAAGAAACAATACGAATCACTAAGAGAAGAAAAAGTCGGATTGGAGCAAAAGTTAGAAGAAACGTTAGCAATTAATCAAGAAACGCTTAAGAAGTTACACCAAGAAAGTGTAAATCAGCAAGAAAAAGACGCCATTGACGAGTACAATAAAGAGTATTTAGAGATACATGCTAAGGCTGTAGAAAGAGTTAGACAAGAGGCACAAATTGAAGTAGTGCAATTATC cgTGCAATTGGAACAAACGCAGAAAGAGTTGGATCGCGTTAAAGAATTGTATATAGACGTCTGTAGTACAAAGGAACAGTTAATAAGTGAACACAAGTCTGAAAtcaaaatgttaaaagaaaaatatgctAATCTAGAAGAACGGGAAAATGATATTGAGAAATACAAACATGACTTGCGGGCCCAAGTAAAAATAGCAGAAAAATTGACAAAGGAATGTGACATGTATAGAgctaaaataattgaattagaaaaaaatttaagccatgaaagaaagaaaaaagaagaatacacaaagaaaattcatcAAGAAATCGAAAGAG CTAAAGAAGAAGCATTAAAAGAATTACGCAATGCTTATCCTAATCAAGAAATAAGTGTTCTCTTGCCAGATCATTGTTCCGAACatttagagaaaattaatcAG CTAGAAGAAGATTGTAAGCGGCTAGAGGAAAAATTGCATGCTGCAGTTGACGTACATAAAAGAATGTCGGAATATCAATCTGAATTAGATGATTCCAGATTGAAAATAGcacaaatagaaatttctcAAGAgtcgtggaaaaagaaatacgaaaacGCAGTAAGCGAAAGAAATGATCTACTTAGTAAAATTTCTCAGCTCGAGTCAACTTTATCGAGTAGTAAGAGAAATTCTAAAATGGACGATTCCGATGATGTCAAACTGAAAGTAACTCGATATCAAGTGGAAAACGaagctttaaaaaaagaatgcgAAGATTTGTCtagcgaaagaaatatttataaggaTAAAATTTCCCAATTAGAAGCAGAATTATCGGAAGCCAAGAagataattggaaattttgaGAGTAGGTTCAGAAAAAGTAGCGAAGTCTCTTTAACTTCGAAATGTGAATTGGAAAAAGAACTCTCTCATTACAAAGATTTGGTAACGCAATTAAGTAGcaaaataagtattttaaaaGCCGGAAGAAAGGGTGATCTAGTTATGGAGCAAAGAACTAGACAATTAGAACAAGATTTACAAGGGAAAAACGAGAAGCTGGAAAGATTAAAAGatttagagaaaataaaagaagaaagggaTCAACTtgtccaaaaattaaaatatcaagcGAAGCAGTTTGAACAGTatgttaaaaatcaaaaacagGTGTCCgctgaattaaatttatcgccACGCAGTTGTGGCGACGGTactgattttcaaaaaataaaagaaatcatgATAAAGGAAGTTCGCGAAGAGATGGAGCAAAAAGTAGTTGAAGAGCTTAGAGGTATTGAAGAACATCATCGAGAGAAGAGAAAggaattagaagaaaaatataaaacagtttTATTAGAACTACAAACCAAATGTAATGAAAAGGCACAGGAGGTGGAAACTTTGAAAGAAGCTATGATCTCGGAAAag GAAGAAttaaatcaaaaagaaaacgatgTTGAGGAGGAAAGAAATCTAATGGCTCAAGTAATGACTAAATGGGCTGCAGAGATTAgggaaataaaagataaagaagTTGAGATGAATGATAAGTTACGAGAATTAAAGGAGAGTGAATCACATTTGAAAGCAGAAATAGATACACTGAAAGACAaggagaaagaaatgaaaactaATATTGATACGTTAAAACATAAGTATCAGTCAGCAAAGAAAACGGCAAATAATTACAAG GAGCATGCGGAAAATAAGGAGAAGTTCTTATTAAGTGAATGTAAACGTATAGAAGAAGGGTATAAAAGAGCCATGAATCAAGTACAACAAAAACTTGAAGCAATTGTTAGTACTCAAGAAGAACAAGTAGCGACTAAGCTTAAAGAGCTTGAATGTCAGTATACCGAAAGAATGGAACAAATGCGACTTACACtgaagtacaaaaataaatgttga